In Leptospira saintgironsiae, one genomic interval encodes:
- the serS gene encoding serine--tRNA ligase, whose translation MIDLKYITDNTEELKSNLELRGFKDLAVLDQLADIIQKKKVLQKEADVFREERNKASKEIGKVKQAGGDIAAASAAVKEIGDKIKKIEDDLESLESKLLEINLGLPNILDKDVPVGKNEHDNKVLYEVGEVRDYKFTPKPHFELGEALGWFNFEKGTKLAGARAYTYFGLGAKLERALANLMLETHTTEHGYTEVWVPVMVNDECMTTTGQYPKFKDEYYRLERDELNLIPTAEVPLTNLYRDEIIPEASLPISITAHTSCFRREAGSYGKDTRGLVRVHQFQKVELVKFARPEDSEEEHKKMLSHAENILKKLGIRYRVMLLCSGDISAASSKTYDLEVWMPGLNRWMEISSVSNFKDFQARRGKIRYKSKEGKNQLVHTLNGSGLAIGRTLAAVIETYQKEDGTIEFPEALKKYL comes from the coding sequence ATGATTGATCTGAAATATATTACCGATAACACAGAAGAATTAAAATCCAATCTGGAACTGAGAGGTTTTAAAGATCTCGCGGTTTTGGACCAACTTGCAGATATCATCCAAAAGAAAAAAGTTCTCCAAAAGGAAGCAGATGTATTCCGTGAAGAAAGGAATAAAGCAAGTAAAGAGATCGGAAAAGTAAAACAAGCAGGCGGAGATATTGCAGCTGCTTCTGCCGCAGTAAAAGAGATCGGAGATAAGATCAAAAAGATAGAAGATGATCTTGAATCTCTCGAATCTAAACTACTGGAAATCAATTTAGGTCTTCCTAATATTCTAGATAAAGACGTTCCTGTAGGAAAAAACGAACACGATAATAAAGTTTTGTACGAAGTAGGAGAAGTTCGAGACTATAAATTTACTCCTAAACCTCATTTCGAATTGGGAGAGGCATTAGGCTGGTTCAATTTTGAGAAGGGAACAAAACTCGCGGGTGCAAGAGCTTACACATATTTTGGCCTTGGTGCTAAATTAGAAAGAGCGCTTGCAAATCTTATGCTCGAAACTCATACCACCGAGCATGGTTATACAGAAGTTTGGGTGCCAGTCATGGTAAACGACGAATGTATGACTACTACAGGACAATATCCTAAATTTAAGGATGAGTATTATAGATTAGAAAGAGATGAGCTCAATCTAATTCCTACTGCAGAAGTTCCTTTAACGAATTTATATAGGGATGAAATCATTCCGGAAGCTTCTCTGCCTATTTCTATCACTGCTCATACTTCTTGTTTCAGAAGAGAAGCAGGTTCTTATGGAAAAGATACAAGAGGTCTGGTTCGAGTTCACCAATTCCAAAAAGTAGAACTTGTGAAATTTGCTCGTCCTGAAGACTCGGAAGAAGAGCATAAAAAGATGCTTTCTCATGCGGAGAATATCCTGAAAAAATTAGGGATCCGATACAGAGTGATGTTATTATGCAGCGGGGATATTTCGGCCGCTTCTTCTAAAACTTATGATTTAGAAGTTTGGATGCCTGGTTTGAATCGTTGGATGGAAATTTCTTCTGTTTCTAACTTCAAAGATTTTCAAGCAAGACGTGGTAAGATCCGCTACAAATCCAAAGAAGGCAAAAACCAATTGGTCCATACATTGAACGGTTCCGGTTTGGCGATAGGCAGGACCTTGGCTGCTGTTATAGAAACTTATCAAAAAGAAGATGGAACTATCGAGTTCCCAGAAGCTTTGAAAAAATATCTCTGA
- a CDS encoding OmpA family protein encodes MASKTHTQFSRSFKIVSVLLCYFIFAGFSVSGAEDSAAKGKVAPLKGEINTSLNEFGISLSEDGNTLYYYSKRKNSNYSDLFKSVKTKDGWSSGVEVSQLNSQYDDQSPFIIENEKAIIFSSNRDGSIEFKLSSGKIGVSRDLYFSTFKDGSWDKATRLPQEVNTPAIEENPFLAGSYLFFTRYPFGKVAESDIYISEYKDGSWGKAIRMESPINTEHAEIAATLSRDSKYLYFSSNRPGGYGGLDIYKVEIKEDGTFSPAVNLGPVINSPGDEAFYIETPDGKNAYFCRLIKEGGNYDIYEFSVNEWEELKKNKKISLESIHFRTGSFEIEEESFEILDRLVVFLNENLSIKLKITGHTDLHGDPNDNLELSRNRAGAVKDYLVKKGISTGRFSTDGKGSKEPIYPEKNPETDRKNRRTEFQILE; translated from the coding sequence ATGGCTTCAAAAACCCATACTCAATTTTCTCGTTCTTTCAAAATCGTTTCTGTATTACTTTGTTATTTTATATTTGCAGGATTTTCTGTATCGGGTGCAGAAGATTCTGCAGCAAAGGGTAAAGTCGCTCCTTTAAAAGGAGAGATTAACACTTCTTTAAACGAATTCGGTATTAGTCTTTCGGAAGATGGTAATACCCTTTATTATTATTCAAAGCGTAAGAATTCAAATTACTCTGATCTTTTCAAATCTGTAAAAACTAAAGATGGTTGGAGTAGCGGTGTAGAAGTTTCCCAACTAAATTCCCAATATGATGATCAAAGTCCTTTCATTATAGAAAATGAGAAGGCAATTATCTTCTCCTCAAATCGAGATGGAAGTATAGAATTTAAATTGAGTAGTGGAAAGATCGGAGTTTCCAGAGATCTGTACTTCTCAACTTTTAAAGATGGAAGCTGGGATAAAGCAACCAGGCTTCCCCAAGAAGTAAATACTCCTGCAATCGAAGAGAATCCATTTTTAGCGGGAAGTTATTTATTCTTCACACGTTATCCATTTGGGAAAGTTGCTGAATCTGATATTTATATTTCTGAATACAAAGATGGTTCTTGGGGAAAAGCAATCCGTATGGAAAGTCCTATCAATACGGAGCATGCAGAGATTGCAGCTACTCTTAGTAGAGACAGTAAGTATTTATATTTTTCTTCGAATCGTCCGGGCGGTTATGGTGGATTAGATATTTATAAAGTAGAGATCAAGGAAGATGGGACCTTCTCCCCTGCAGTTAACCTTGGGCCGGTCATCAATTCGCCTGGCGATGAAGCATTCTATATCGAAACTCCTGATGGCAAAAATGCGTACTTTTGTAGGCTCATAAAAGAAGGTGGGAACTACGACATTTACGAATTTTCTGTAAATGAATGGGAAGAACTGAAGAAGAATAAAAAAATCTCTTTAGAATCCATTCATTTCAGAACTGGTTCATTCGAGATCGAAGAAGAGTCTTTTGAAATTTTGGACAGATTGGTAGTTTTCTTAAATGAAAATCTTTCCATAAAACTGAAAATCACGGGACACACTGATTTACATGGGGATCCGAACGATAATTTGGAATTAAGTCGAAATCGGGCCGGAGCAGTGAAAGATTACTTAGTCAAAAAAGGAATTTCTACGGGTAGATTTTCCACGGACGGAAAGGGAAGTAAGGAGCCGATTTATCCTGAAAAAAACCCAGAAACGGACCGTAAAAATCGAAGGACCGAATTTCAAATTCTAGAATAG
- a CDS encoding substrate-binding periplasmic protein has product MKMRKQFQSAFLSVFALLISLDLYSQTKVMPSRLDLVLSKKELVVGVNRVYEPFYVQDPKDGFPGFDMELAKLYADYLGVALKVKPLKTFRQFSDEIAAGTIDIAMAGMSTDLSRGKTITFSDPYLLTTPAGLVNKRSLPPEPEGSIVTTRTFKSLEDLAVLNALSFSVRSNTTNHNYLLRRFGKNQIYSYLSDSIAIDALTKGNVICYVADSLYILSLLQKQPSLKANYVALINPVMDEYISAALPLNDLVFADNFNFFIKELKRTGVIEGLRSKYFLGSGWVK; this is encoded by the coding sequence ATGAAAATGCGGAAGCAGTTTCAGTCGGCATTCCTTTCGGTTTTTGCCCTTTTAATCTCACTAGACTTATATTCCCAAACTAAAGTTATGCCTTCCAGATTGGACTTAGTCCTTTCTAAAAAGGAATTGGTAGTTGGGGTCAATCGTGTATACGAACCATTTTATGTCCAAGATCCGAAAGATGGTTTTCCAGGTTTCGATATGGAACTTGCGAAATTATACGCGGACTATTTGGGAGTAGCTCTCAAAGTAAAACCTCTCAAAACATTTCGTCAATTTTCGGATGAGATCGCAGCTGGCACGATTGATATAGCGATGGCGGGAATGTCCACGGATCTAAGCCGAGGAAAAACTATTACTTTTTCTGATCCTTATCTTCTTACAACTCCTGCTGGTCTTGTTAATAAACGTTCTCTTCCTCCTGAACCGGAAGGAAGTATAGTAACTACTAGAACTTTTAAATCTTTAGAGGACTTAGCTGTTTTAAATGCTCTTTCCTTTTCTGTTAGATCCAATACCACAAATCATAATTATCTTTTGAGAAGGTTTGGTAAAAACCAAATTTACAGCTATCTTTCAGATTCTATTGCGATAGATGCATTAACAAAAGGGAATGTGATTTGTTATGTTGCAGATAGTTTGTATATTCTATCTTTGCTTCAAAAACAACCAAGCCTAAAAGCAAACTATGTGGCTCTTATAAATCCTGTCATGGATGAATATATCAGCGCAGCGTTACCATTAAATGATCTAGTCTTTGCGGATAATTTTAATTTTTTTATCAAAGAATTAAAAAGAACGGGAGTGATAGAAGGTCTTCGTTCTAAATATTTTTTAGGAAGTGGTTGGGTAAAATAA
- the recR gene encoding recombination mediator RecR, whose amino-acid sequence MAEHLIEGMVNALSSLPGIGRKSAYRISFHLLRQDPAVFNGFIQSLSEVKGRIRFCSRCGSYSEEEICNLCLSEKRDSHTVCVVEQPEDVFFIENTGEFKGRYHVLNGVISPLEGVGPQDLRIRELLSRIEPEDLKEVLVATNPTLEGDATADYLNHQLKNFNVTVTRIAYGITVGGSIELADQYTLGRAIRSRLKL is encoded by the coding sequence TTGGCTGAACATTTAATCGAAGGAATGGTAAATGCACTTTCTTCTCTTCCTGGGATCGGAAGAAAAAGCGCGTACCGTATCAGTTTTCATTTATTAAGACAGGACCCTGCAGTTTTTAATGGGTTCATCCAAAGTTTATCAGAAGTAAAAGGAAGGATCCGTTTCTGCTCTCGATGTGGTTCTTATTCAGAGGAAGAGATCTGCAATCTTTGCCTTTCTGAAAAAAGAGACAGTCATACAGTTTGCGTTGTTGAACAACCGGAAGATGTATTTTTTATAGAGAACACTGGAGAATTTAAAGGAAGATACCATGTCCTCAACGGAGTGATCTCTCCTTTAGAAGGTGTAGGACCTCAAGATCTACGCATCAGAGAACTTTTAAGCAGAATAGAACCTGAAGATCTAAAAGAAGTTTTAGTCGCTACAAACCCTACATTAGAAGGGGATGCAACAGCGGATTATCTAAACCATCAATTAAAGAATTTTAATGTGACTGTTACGAGGATAGCTTATGGTATTACGGTGGGTGGCTCTATTGAACTTGCTGATCAATACACCTTAGGAAGAGCGATCCGCTCCAGACTCAAACTTTAG
- a CDS encoding YbaB/EbfC family nucleoid-associated protein, which produces MFENLKNASEIFSKMGEMRGKMEEIKKRISNLRVMGDAGAGMVQVTSTGDGAIVDVKINRALFDSEDNKMLEDLVMAATNDAIQKAKQAAEYELKSITGGLDLSEISKLFGGNLG; this is translated from the coding sequence ATGTTTGAAAATCTAAAGAACGCATCTGAAATTTTTTCCAAGATGGGAGAAATGCGCGGTAAAATGGAAGAGATCAAAAAAAGGATCTCCAACTTAAGAGTCATGGGTGACGCCGGCGCTGGAATGGTACAAGTCACATCTACCGGAGACGGAGCGATCGTAGACGTAAAGATCAATCGTGCATTATTTGATTCAGAAGATAATAAAATGTTAGAAGATCTAGTAATGGCAGCAACAAACGATGCCATCCAAAAAGCAAAACAAGCCGCAGAATACGAATTGAAATCGATCACTGGCGGATTAGATCTTTCTGAAATTTCTAAATTATTCGGCGGCAACCTTGGCTGA
- the dnaX gene encoding DNA polymerase III subunit gamma/tau, translated as MAGNHEVLSRKYRPQRFQDVIHQNLAIGALQNAVKSGKIGHAYIFFGPRGVGKTTIARIFAKRLNCQNPIDNEPCNQCDSCQEITKGISGDVLEIDAASNRGIENIRELRDNVKFTPMGGKYKVYIIDEVHMLTDQSFNALLKTLEEPPSHVVFVLATTEYHKIPETILSRCQDFIFKKVPLSVLQDYAENLCKEENTKYDSEGLFWVAKKGDGSVRDMLSFMEQALVFTDNRLLGSEIRKMIGYHGIDFLSDFIKSLVDSENSSKSLQIIENLYQEGQDIYKFLWDSIEFTHTLCLVKDSAADSESVNYPREDLIKMRKDFESVDPIALNKLSFRLFELFEKVKTLRLRNSFEIKIFIEIQIKKLSEDLAKPSLAGLVDRINHLILMIQDQDSVTASIAFETPKKQVPSPAKEVQTPVPTPTPVVSNEKKEIPQEQKSGPLSSLEDLAKGVSSEDAEWEKSFKNEFLGTDIDPSKVPKLGS; from the coding sequence ATGGCTGGAAATCACGAAGTTCTCTCCCGCAAATATCGCCCCCAGAGATTCCAAGATGTAATCCATCAGAATCTTGCAATAGGCGCATTACAAAACGCGGTTAAGTCCGGAAAGATAGGTCATGCGTATATTTTTTTCGGACCTCGCGGTGTTGGAAAAACTACAATCGCTAGGATTTTCGCAAAAAGACTAAATTGTCAAAATCCAATCGATAACGAGCCATGTAACCAATGTGATTCTTGCCAAGAGATCACTAAAGGGATTTCGGGAGATGTTCTTGAAATAGATGCTGCGAGTAACCGTGGTATTGAGAACATCAGAGAACTTAGAGATAACGTAAAGTTCACTCCGATGGGTGGTAAGTATAAAGTGTACATCATAGATGAGGTGCACATGCTTACCGATCAATCCTTCAACGCACTTTTAAAAACTTTGGAAGAACCTCCTTCTCATGTGGTTTTCGTTTTAGCTACCACTGAGTATCATAAAATTCCAGAGACCATTCTATCCCGTTGCCAGGACTTTATCTTTAAAAAAGTTCCTTTATCTGTTCTTCAAGACTATGCAGAAAATTTGTGTAAGGAAGAAAACACAAAGTATGATTCAGAAGGATTGTTTTGGGTAGCGAAGAAGGGTGATGGCTCTGTGAGAGATATGCTTTCCTTTATGGAGCAAGCACTCGTATTTACTGACAATCGACTCTTAGGTTCTGAGATCCGAAAGATGATCGGTTATCATGGGATCGATTTCTTATCCGATTTTATAAAAAGTCTAGTAGATTCTGAAAATTCTTCTAAGTCATTACAGATCATCGAGAACTTATACCAAGAAGGCCAGGATATATATAAATTCCTTTGGGATTCCATAGAATTCACTCACACTTTATGTTTAGTGAAAGATTCTGCTGCTGATTCCGAATCGGTAAATTATCCTAGAGAAGATCTAATCAAAATGAGAAAGGATTTCGAATCTGTAGATCCGATCGCATTGAACAAACTTTCTTTCCGTCTTTTTGAATTATTCGAAAAAGTTAAAACTCTTCGTTTGAGAAACTCTTTTGAGATTAAAATTTTTATAGAGATCCAAATCAAAAAACTTTCGGAAGATCTAGCAAAACCTAGTCTTGCAGGGCTTGTGGACAGGATCAATCATCTCATATTGATGATCCAAGATCAGGATTCTGTTACAGCATCTATAGCATTCGAAACTCCTAAAAAGCAAGTTCCTTCTCCGGCCAAAGAAGTACAAACTCCAGTTCCAACCCCGACTCCGGTTGTGTCTAATGAGAAGAAAGAAATTCCTCAGGAACAAAAATCAGGACCACTTTCTTCTCTAGAAGATTTGGCCAAAGGTGTTTCTTCTGAAGATGCAGAATGGGAGAAATCTTTCAAAAACGAATTTTTAGGAACGGATATAGATCCGTCCAAAGTACCCAAACTGGGATCCTAG
- a CDS encoding nucleoside deaminase, with amino-acid sequence MSQEIIEALLKVFLDRFAEIRTQNSEEIPSFTQIYKNGSLVCEAFNSVEISEDSSLHSEVLAISEAKRICKERYLTDCILITTLEPCLMCGGSILLSRIPKVAYLVPAKLGEGISSLPLETIYSRNFFPELVLIKSETTKELFKTFFKDKRN; translated from the coding sequence GAAATTATAGAGGCATTACTTAAGGTTTTTTTAGACCGATTTGCGGAAATTCGTACTCAAAATTCGGAGGAGATACCTAGTTTCACACAAATTTACAAAAACGGAAGTCTTGTCTGTGAAGCTTTCAACTCGGTAGAAATTTCGGAAGATTCTTCCTTACATAGTGAAGTTCTTGCGATTTCAGAAGCAAAACGGATCTGCAAGGAAAGATATCTCACTGATTGTATCCTCATTACTACTCTAGAGCCTTGTTTGATGTGTGGAGGTTCTATTCTACTTTCTCGAATCCCTAAAGTAGCATATCTGGTTCCTGCAAAATTAGGAGAAGGGATTTCTTCTCTTCCTTTAGAAACAATCTATAGCAGAAATTTTTTTCCAGAACTCGTACTAATTAAGTCAGAAACGACCAAAGAGTTATTCAAAACTTTCTTCAAAGATAAGAGAAATTAA